One part of the Pandoraea faecigallinarum genome encodes these proteins:
- a CDS encoding cupredoxin domain-containing protein — protein MSRSRYTSPMSSPRNAHAPLRGRAVAAPLLCLAALALAAPAFADDRHAMHMQHGHGSEAAAIGEPGDDAKATRTIDVDMRDTMRFSPATLTVRRGDTVRFVVTNNGKIRHELTLGTAASLAEHAKMMQQMPGMTHTEANAVTVEPGQTKTLVWHFTQAGTVDFACLEPGHFEAGMRGVINVR, from the coding sequence ATGAGTCGTTCGCGCTACACCTCGCCCATGTCCTCACCCCGCAACGCTCACGCGCCGCTACGGGGCCGCGCTGTGGCCGCACCGTTGCTGTGCCTCGCCGCGCTCGCGCTGGCCGCGCCGGCCTTCGCCGACGACCGGCACGCGATGCATATGCAACACGGCCATGGCAGCGAAGCGGCTGCCATCGGCGAGCCGGGTGACGACGCCAAGGCCACGCGTACGATCGACGTCGACATGCGCGACACCATGCGCTTCTCGCCCGCCACGCTCACAGTCAGGCGCGGCGACACGGTGCGCTTCGTGGTGACGAACAACGGCAAGATCCGTCACGAGCTGACGCTGGGCACGGCGGCCTCGCTCGCGGAGCACGCGAAAATGATGCAGCAGATGCCCGGCATGACGCATACCGAAGCCAATGCGGTAACGGTGGAACCCGGCCAGACGAAAACGCTCGTGTGGCATTTCACGCAGGCCGGTACGGTGGACTTCGCCTGCCTGGAACCGGGGCACTTCGAAGCCGGCATGCGTGGCGTGATCAACGTGCGCTGA
- a CDS encoding pirin family protein, giving the protein MLDIRKATDRGIADHGWLSSRHTFSFANYYDPKQVGFSDLLVINDDRVAPAQGFGKHPHRDMEIFSYVLEGALEHKDTMGTGSVIEPGDVQLMSAGRGVAHSEFNHSKTSPVHFLQIWIVPNQAGIAPEYQQQHFTPEEKRGQLRKIISPDGSDNSLRIHQDARVYAGLFDKDESATLTLAPNRYAYVHVARGSVSVNGVALGEGDGVRVRDETALTIANGNNAEVLVFDLRPVETPDF; this is encoded by the coding sequence ATGCTGGACATCAGAAAAGCTACCGACCGAGGCATTGCGGACCATGGCTGGCTGAGTTCGCGCCATACGTTCTCGTTCGCGAATTACTACGATCCGAAGCAAGTCGGCTTCTCCGATCTGCTGGTGATCAATGACGACCGCGTGGCACCGGCACAGGGCTTCGGCAAGCACCCGCACCGCGACATGGAGATCTTTTCGTACGTGCTGGAAGGCGCGCTCGAACACAAGGACACGATGGGTACGGGATCGGTGATCGAACCGGGCGACGTGCAGTTGATGAGCGCCGGGCGCGGTGTGGCACACAGTGAATTCAATCACTCGAAGACTTCGCCGGTGCACTTCCTGCAAATCTGGATCGTGCCGAATCAGGCAGGCATCGCCCCGGAGTATCAGCAACAGCATTTCACGCCGGAGGAAAAGCGCGGCCAGTTGCGCAAGATCATCTCGCCGGACGGCAGCGACAACTCGCTGCGCATTCATCAGGATGCGCGCGTGTATGCCGGACTGTTCGATAAGGACGAGTCGGCTACGTTGACGCTCGCGCCGAACCGCTACGCTTACGTGCATGTCGCCCGCGGCAGCGTCAGTGTGAACGGTGTAGCCCTCGGCGAAGGGGACGGTGTGCGGGTGCGCGACGAAACGGCGCTTACGATCGCCAACGGCAACAACGCCGAAGTGCTCGTGTTCGATCTGCGCCCGGTGGAAACGCCCGACTTCTAA
- a CDS encoding PhzF family phenazine biosynthesis protein, which produces MSRSYAFRIVNVFAESTFGGNPLCVFEDARGMSDDEMRSLARQFNLSETTFILPSETADAHVRIFTPGYEMRFAGHPTLGTAHVLRAMRKLGDHVTLQFAAGLVPVEAKGDHWTLTAPSSGEPKIEKASEADADIAALVRLNRDDLAQSPQWVDTGADQLLIPVRNAEAVARAQPDSAMLERWPLSSLERKTGYVFSIDAQTGKELQVTARYFFTTQGGGVSEDPGTGSACANLGGWLIGQDYPLPVRARVSQGDAIERPCRLTLEVTGNREIRVGGNVIEIARGEVSL; this is translated from the coding sequence ATGAGCCGCAGTTACGCTTTCCGTATCGTCAATGTCTTCGCCGAATCCACTTTCGGCGGCAATCCGTTGTGCGTGTTCGAGGACGCGCGCGGCATGAGCGACGACGAGATGCGATCGCTGGCGCGTCAGTTCAACCTGTCCGAGACGACCTTCATTTTGCCGTCGGAGACCGCCGACGCCCACGTGCGGATCTTCACACCCGGCTACGAAATGCGTTTCGCCGGCCATCCGACGCTCGGCACGGCCCACGTGCTGCGCGCCATGCGCAAGCTTGGCGACCATGTCACGTTGCAGTTCGCCGCCGGCCTGGTGCCCGTCGAGGCGAAGGGCGATCACTGGACGCTCACGGCGCCCTCGTCGGGCGAACCGAAAATTGAGAAGGCGAGCGAGGCGGACGCGGACATTGCGGCGCTCGTGCGCCTGAACCGCGACGATCTGGCGCAGTCGCCGCAGTGGGTCGATACGGGGGCCGATCAGTTGCTCATTCCTGTGCGTAACGCCGAGGCTGTCGCCCGCGCGCAACCGGACAGCGCCATGCTGGAGCGCTGGCCGCTATCGAGTCTGGAGCGCAAGACCGGTTACGTGTTTTCCATCGATGCACAGACGGGCAAAGAATTGCAGGTCACCGCGCGCTACTTCTTCACGACGCAGGGCGGTGGCGTGAGCGAGGACCCGGGCACCGGCTCCGCATGCGCCAATCTGGGCGGCTGGCTGATCGGGCAGGATTACCCGTTGCCGGTGCGTGCGCGAGTGTCGCAGGGCGACGCCATCGAGCGTCCGTGCCGCCTGACGCTTGAAGTGACCGGGAACCGAGAAATTCGCGTGGGCGGAAATGTGATCGAGATCGCGCGCGGCGAGGTGAGCCTGTAA
- a CDS encoding copper resistance protein CopC codes for MTSLSQGVWAHAHIASSEPAAQATVEAPKVVRVTFDSALEGALSKLTVVDAQGKAVTNAKPELDAARKTLTLSLPALTAGAYQANWVAVASDGHRTQGSFKFTVK; via the coding sequence ATGACGAGCCTGTCGCAAGGCGTCTGGGCGCACGCGCACATTGCGTCGAGCGAACCGGCCGCACAAGCCACCGTCGAAGCGCCGAAAGTCGTACGTGTGACGTTTGACTCGGCGCTCGAAGGGGCACTGTCGAAACTCACCGTCGTCGACGCGCAGGGCAAGGCCGTCACCAACGCCAAGCCGGAACTCGACGCCGCACGCAAGACGCTCACGTTGAGCCTGCCGGCCCTCACGGCCGGGGCTTACCAGGCGAACTGGGTGGCCGTGGCCAGCGATGGCCACCGCACGCAAGGCAGCTTCAAGTTCACCGTGAAGTGA
- a CDS encoding multicopper oxidase family protein, translating into MTSRRRFLRDASLAVMGAAAVERTSLAALPDAATRNDASTARPLAPPNGRPYRPVVTLNGWTLPWRMRNGVKEFHLVAEPVVREIAPGMKANLWGYNGQSPGPTIEVVEGDRVRLYVTNRLPEATSVHWHGQRLPNGMDGVAGLNQRAIAPGRTYVYEFEAKRPGTFMYHPHADEMMQMAMGLMGFWVTHPKDPSFMPVERDYVFLINAYAIDPGSRTPRVNEMTDFNLWTWNSRAFPGIDPLVARQGERVRIRIGNLTMTNHPIHLHGHEFKVTGTDGGWIPPAAQWPEVTTDVAVGQMRAIEFDATEPGDWAFHCHKSHHTMNPMGHDVPTMLGVNQREIATKIARIIPDYMAMGETGASMNGMEMPLPENTLPMMTGTGPHGPIEMGGMFTTLKVRHDLPRDSYRDPGWYRAPRGTVASPWQGSTSALPSTHRQPASAGKTGVKS; encoded by the coding sequence ATGACTTCGCGCCGACGATTCCTGCGTGACGCCAGCCTCGCCGTGATGGGCGCGGCTGCCGTCGAACGCACCAGCCTCGCTGCGCTGCCGGACGCTGCCACGCGCAACGACGCCAGCACCGCCAGGCCTCTCGCCCCGCCCAACGGCCGGCCCTATCGCCCCGTCGTTACGCTCAACGGCTGGACGCTGCCCTGGCGCATGCGCAACGGCGTCAAGGAATTCCATCTCGTCGCGGAGCCGGTCGTCCGGGAAATCGCGCCGGGCATGAAGGCGAACCTCTGGGGCTATAACGGTCAGAGTCCGGGGCCGACCATCGAAGTCGTCGAAGGCGACCGCGTCCGTCTGTACGTGACGAACAGGTTGCCCGAAGCGACGAGCGTGCATTGGCACGGCCAGCGCCTGCCCAACGGCATGGATGGTGTGGCAGGCCTCAACCAGCGCGCCATTGCCCCTGGCCGGACATACGTCTACGAGTTCGAAGCGAAGCGCCCCGGCACGTTCATGTACCACCCGCATGCCGACGAAATGATGCAAATGGCGATGGGCCTGATGGGCTTCTGGGTCACGCACCCGAAAGACCCGTCGTTCATGCCGGTCGAGCGCGACTACGTGTTTCTCATCAACGCCTACGCCATCGATCCCGGCTCGCGCACACCGCGCGTGAACGAGATGACGGACTTCAATCTGTGGACGTGGAACAGCCGCGCCTTCCCCGGCATCGACCCGCTGGTGGCACGTCAAGGCGAGCGCGTGCGCATTCGCATCGGCAATCTCACGATGACGAACCACCCGATCCACCTGCACGGACACGAGTTCAAGGTGACCGGCACCGATGGCGGCTGGATACCGCCCGCGGCCCAATGGCCGGAAGTGACGACCGACGTCGCCGTGGGGCAGATGCGCGCCATCGAATTCGACGCCACCGAGCCCGGTGACTGGGCCTTCCACTGTCACAAGTCGCACCATACGATGAACCCGATGGGTCACGACGTGCCAACCATGCTCGGCGTGAATCAGCGCGAGATCGCCACGAAGATTGCGCGCATCATTCCCGACTACATGGCCATGGGCGAGACCGGCGCATCGATGAACGGCATGGAAATGCCCTTGCCGGAAAACACACTGCCGATGATGACGGGGACCGGCCCGCACGGCCCCATCGAAATGGGCGGCATGTTCACCACGCTCAAAGTGCGGCACGATCTTCCCCGCGACAGCTATCGCGATCCGGGCTGGTATCGCGCGCCGCGCGGCACTGTCGCCAGTCCGTGGCAGGGCAGCACTTCGGCATTACCTTCAACCCATCGCCAGCCCGCCAGCGCAGGCAAAACCGGAGTCAAATCATGA
- the alkB gene encoding DNA oxidative demethylase AlkB has translation MTLDLFGHDATGDTPNPPHADALGPGAFVLRGFARSRLETLQADIDGVVAQAPLRHWLTPGGKRMSVAMTNCGEVGWISDRVGYRYGTHDPLSKQRWPAMPASFAELAHNAAEATGYRDFRPDACLINRYTLDARLTLHQDRDERELGAPIVSVSLGLPAIFLWGGLQRGDRTRRVRLEPGDVVVWGGPSRLAYHGIASVEGSFDAQAVRYNLTFRQAR, from the coding sequence ATGACGCTCGACCTCTTCGGCCACGACGCCACCGGCGACACGCCGAACCCACCCCATGCCGATGCACTTGGCCCCGGCGCGTTCGTGCTGCGCGGCTTCGCGCGCTCCCGTCTCGAAACGTTGCAGGCGGACATCGACGGGGTCGTTGCGCAAGCGCCATTGCGCCACTGGCTGACACCGGGCGGAAAGCGCATGTCGGTCGCGATGACCAACTGCGGGGAAGTGGGGTGGATCAGCGACAGGGTGGGCTATCGCTACGGCACGCACGATCCGCTCTCGAAGCAGCGGTGGCCCGCGATGCCGGCGTCGTTCGCCGAACTCGCGCACAATGCCGCCGAAGCCACCGGTTATCGCGACTTTCGACCGGACGCCTGTCTCATCAACCGTTACACGCTCGATGCGCGTTTGACGTTGCATCAGGATCGCGACGAACGGGAACTGGGCGCGCCTATCGTGTCGGTCTCGCTCGGACTGCCCGCGATCTTTCTGTGGGGCGGTCTGCAACGGGGCGACCGAACGCGCCGTGTGCGACTGGAGCCGGGCGACGTCGTCGTGTGGGGCGGCCCGTCACGACTGGCCTATCACGGCATCGCGAGCGTCGAAGGCAGCTTCGACGCTCAGGCCGTGCGCTACAACCTGACGTTCCGACAGGCGCGCTGA
- a CDS encoding IMPACT family protein, with protein sequence MYALAAPVETELDIRKSRFIGIVMPVVSREAAMRELDALRVRYPNATHYCWVLLCEGASGFDDDGEPGGTAAKPMYNVLMHKGLANVFAVVVRYYGGIKLGAGGLTRAYGQAVSEALKLATLTAIEPTVELRYRCTFAHEATLRRLAQRHAAEMLDAAYDDGVVLRLRLKARDVQAFEADATQALSGGLERCDG encoded by the coding sequence ATGTATGCACTGGCAGCACCGGTCGAAACCGAACTGGATATCAGGAAGAGCCGGTTTATCGGCATTGTCATGCCCGTGGTGTCGCGCGAGGCGGCCATGCGCGAACTCGACGCACTTCGGGTGCGTTATCCGAACGCCACGCATTACTGCTGGGTGCTGTTGTGCGAGGGGGCGTCGGGGTTCGACGACGACGGCGAGCCGGGAGGCACCGCCGCAAAGCCGATGTACAACGTACTCATGCACAAGGGGCTGGCCAATGTGTTCGCGGTGGTGGTGCGCTACTACGGCGGCATCAAGCTCGGTGCCGGCGGGCTGACGCGCGCCTACGGACAGGCCGTGAGCGAAGCGTTGAAACTTGCTACGCTCACGGCCATCGAGCCGACGGTCGAGCTACGGTATCGCTGCACGTTCGCCCATGAGGCGACGCTGCGCCGGCTGGCACAGCGCCATGCCGCAGAGATGCTCGACGCCGCCTACGACGACGGCGTCGTCCTGCGTCTGCGGTTAAAGGCACGCGACGTGCAGGCGTTCGAAGCCGACGCAACGCAAGCGCTCAGCGGCGGCCTCGAACGATGTGACGGCTGA
- a CDS encoding GTP-binding protein, whose translation MTHPLSRSATDRRLPVTVLSGFLGAGKTTLLNHVLRNRDGLRVAVLVNDMSEVNIDASFVERGAINAGAALSRTEERLVEMSNGCICCTLREDLLIAVRELAQDGRFDYLLIESTGIAEPMPVAATFEFRDETGRSLADVARLDTMVTVVDALHVLRDFNGLDTLAQRGEVAGEEDERRLAELLTEQIEFADVVVVSKVDCVDAQQLDAVKALIAGLNPSAKIVLGERGQVPLNEVLGTGRFDPDRAGQTAGWAQALAGEHDSEADTYGVTSFVLRQREPMHPARFASFMSMPFDGLIRAKGYVWAANRPAWALAYSRAGNTATLEAVGQWWAAVDPDQWPPAGDPQRTAIEANWEAPWGDRINEVVFIGRALDRHAIETAFQACRLSVVELAQGDAAWRDSEDALPLAMDGEVDEAGVGA comes from the coding sequence ATGACCCATCCGCTTTCCCGATCTGCCACCGATCGCCGCCTGCCTGTCACCGTCCTTTCCGGCTTTCTCGGTGCCGGCAAAACCACGCTGCTCAATCACGTGCTGCGCAATCGCGACGGCCTGCGCGTCGCCGTTCTCGTCAACGATATGAGCGAGGTGAACATCGACGCTTCGTTCGTCGAGCGCGGAGCCATCAATGCCGGCGCGGCGCTCTCGCGCACCGAGGAGCGTCTCGTCGAGATGAGCAACGGCTGCATTTGCTGCACGTTGCGCGAAGACTTGCTGATCGCCGTGCGCGAACTCGCACAGGACGGTCGTTTCGACTATCTGCTCATCGAGTCGACAGGGATTGCCGAGCCGATGCCCGTGGCGGCGACGTTCGAATTCCGCGACGAGACCGGCCGGTCGCTCGCCGATGTCGCGCGACTGGACACGATGGTGACGGTCGTCGATGCGTTACACGTACTTCGGGATTTCAACGGGCTCGATACGCTCGCTCAACGCGGCGAAGTCGCGGGCGAGGAAGATGAGCGCCGTCTGGCCGAATTGCTCACCGAACAGATCGAATTTGCGGATGTGGTCGTCGTGAGCAAGGTGGATTGTGTCGACGCGCAGCAACTCGACGCTGTCAAAGCCCTGATTGCCGGTCTCAATCCGTCGGCCAAAATCGTGCTCGGTGAACGCGGACAAGTGCCGCTGAACGAAGTCCTGGGCACCGGCCGTTTCGATCCGGACCGCGCCGGGCAGACGGCTGGCTGGGCACAGGCGCTCGCGGGCGAACACGATTCGGAGGCCGACACCTATGGCGTGACGAGCTTTGTGCTGCGACAGCGCGAGCCGATGCATCCGGCTCGCTTCGCATCGTTCATGTCGATGCCGTTCGACGGGCTGATCCGCGCGAAGGGCTACGTCTGGGCGGCGAATCGTCCGGCGTGGGCGCTGGCTTACTCTCGCGCGGGCAATACGGCAACGCTCGAAGCGGTTGGGCAGTGGTGGGCTGCCGTCGACCCCGATCAATGGCCCCCCGCCGGCGACCCGCAGCGCACGGCCATCGAAGCGAACTGGGAAGCGCCGTGGGGCGACCGCATCAACGAGGTGGTGTTCATCGGGCGCGCGCTGGATCGTCACGCCATCGAAACGGCATTTCAGGCGTGCCGGCTAAGTGTTGTCGAGTTGGCACAGGGGGACGCCGCATGGCGTGACAGCGAGGATGCCTTGCCTCTGGCAATGGACGGCGAGGTCGATGAGGCGGGCGTCGGTGCATGA
- a CDS encoding copper resistance D family protein, which produces MPADLAAGTWQPATAGLLDLALALALGVLLLRSPYAVRRGLTLRVLPAFAAGLAVLAWLAYVLASTEAMTGGDWETSSAMAGDVWLVLTQTRYGRAQWVAGLGAALLCAGAWAWYDARQRLRAVMPIADDPRDRHHRREHRQERCARRVYAAGAVVLALGRASTGHAADASLPGLAIGVHTLHVAAAAAWTGALLVAGCAIPGWRHWPVGARAAYGERLSSVATLAMAVALVTGAFNAWRTLGENASLWFSAQNAPYLAWLVTKLVLVACAALLGAWNRWHFLPRLALDTGETPLDTSAFARVVAIEALVLVMVMSLAAKLGTTMPPGV; this is translated from the coding sequence ATGCCGGCCGATCTGGCGGCCGGGACATGGCAGCCCGCAACGGCGGGATTGCTGGATCTCGCCCTGGCGCTCGCCCTCGGCGTGTTGCTGCTGCGCAGTCCGTATGCCGTGCGGCGCGGCCTGACGTTGCGCGTGCTGCCTGCCTTTGCGGCAGGGCTGGCCGTGCTCGCATGGCTCGCCTACGTGCTGGCCAGCACCGAAGCCATGACCGGCGGCGATTGGGAAACCTCGTCGGCAATGGCCGGCGACGTCTGGCTGGTGCTCACGCAAACGCGTTACGGCCGCGCGCAGTGGGTCGCGGGTCTGGGCGCCGCGCTGCTGTGCGCGGGCGCATGGGCCTGGTATGACGCGCGGCAGCGCCTGCGGGCCGTCATGCCCATTGCCGACGATCCTCGCGACCGGCACCACCGCCGCGAGCATCGTCAGGAACGTTGCGCACGCCGGGTCTATGCGGCCGGCGCCGTTGTCCTTGCACTGGGACGGGCAAGTACCGGTCACGCGGCCGATGCTTCCCTGCCGGGGCTCGCCATCGGCGTGCACACGCTTCACGTCGCGGCGGCGGCGGCGTGGACGGGGGCACTGCTGGTCGCCGGATGCGCGATTCCGGGCTGGCGTCACTGGCCGGTGGGCGCCCGCGCGGCGTACGGCGAGCGGCTGTCGTCCGTCGCCACGCTGGCCATGGCCGTGGCTCTCGTGACCGGCGCATTCAACGCATGGCGCACGCTGGGTGAAAACGCATCGCTGTGGTTTTCGGCGCAAAATGCTCCCTATCTGGCGTGGCTCGTGACGAAACTCGTCCTCGTGGCCTGTGCCGCGTTGCTCGGTGCGTGGAACCGTTGGCATTTCCTGCCGCGACTGGCGCTCGATACCGGCGAGACGCCCCTCGATACGTCAGCGTTCGCCCGCGTGGTCGCCATCGAGGCGCTCGTGCTGGTGATGGTCATGAGTCTGGCGGCAAAGCTCGGCACGACCATGCCGCCGGGCGTCTGA
- the ada gene encoding bifunctional DNA-binding transcriptional regulator/O6-methylguanine-DNA methyltransferase Ada: MTAKRLSPHRSDAGAPQAFSPDARYATDEAKWAAVVARDKQADGHFFYSVRTTGVYCRPSCGARLARRENVAFHTDGAAAERAGFRPCKRCRPDQGALDARHAALITAACRHIEAADVPPTLDALAAQAGLSPHYFHRLFRSVTGVTPRAYANARRARRVRDALPGAQSVTSAYYDAGFNSNGRFYAKADALLGMKPAAFRGGGKAEFIRFAVAQCSLGALLVAATSRGLCAISLGDDPEALVRELQDRFPHAELAGADAEFERWVAQVIGFVESPHIGLSLPLDVRGTAFQQRVWQALRDVPAGETASYAQIAERIGSPRAVRAVAQACASNTLAVAIPCHRIVRHDGALSGYRWGVERKRALLAHERGERGERGERDGRDGREASGLAGHAASRVTR; this comes from the coding sequence ATGACCGCCAAACGTCTGTCACCACACCGTAGCGATGCCGGCGCGCCGCAGGCGTTCTCGCCCGACGCGCGTTACGCCACCGACGAAGCCAAATGGGCAGCCGTCGTTGCGCGCGACAAGCAGGCGGACGGCCACTTCTTCTACTCGGTACGCACGACCGGCGTGTATTGCCGCCCCTCGTGCGGTGCGCGGCTCGCGCGGCGCGAGAACGTCGCCTTCCATACGGACGGGGCCGCCGCCGAGCGCGCGGGTTTTCGTCCGTGCAAGCGGTGCAGACCCGATCAGGGCGCGCTCGACGCGCGTCATGCGGCGCTGATCACCGCAGCCTGTCGTCATATCGAGGCGGCCGACGTGCCGCCAACGCTCGACGCGCTCGCCGCACAAGCGGGCCTGAGTCCGCATTATTTCCATCGCCTGTTTCGCTCGGTCACGGGGGTGACGCCGCGCGCCTACGCGAATGCCCGCCGCGCCAGACGCGTGCGCGACGCCCTGCCGGGCGCGCAGAGCGTCACATCCGCCTACTACGACGCCGGCTTCAACTCCAATGGCCGTTTCTATGCCAAGGCCGACGCGCTGCTCGGCATGAAGCCCGCCGCGTTCCGCGGAGGCGGCAAGGCCGAGTTCATCCGCTTCGCCGTGGCGCAATGCTCGCTCGGGGCCTTGCTGGTGGCGGCGACGTCGCGCGGCCTGTGCGCGATTTCGCTGGGCGACGACCCGGAAGCACTCGTACGGGAATTGCAGGACCGCTTCCCGCACGCCGAACTCGCCGGGGCAGACGCCGAATTCGAGCGCTGGGTTGCGCAGGTGATCGGCTTCGTCGAGTCGCCGCACATCGGTCTGTCGCTACCACTCGACGTACGCGGCACCGCGTTCCAGCAACGCGTGTGGCAGGCGCTGCGCGACGTGCCTGCAGGCGAGACGGCGAGCTACGCGCAAATCGCCGAGCGCATCGGCTCGCCGCGGGCCGTGCGGGCGGTTGCGCAAGCCTGTGCGTCGAACACGCTGGCCGTGGCGATTCCGTGTCACCGGATCGTGCGCCATGACGGCGCCCTTTCGGGCTATCGGTGGGGAGTCGAGCGCAAGCGTGCCTTGCTCGCTCACGAACGTGGTGAGCGTGGTGAGCGTGGTGAGCGTGATGGGCGTGATGGGCGCGAGGCATCCGGTTTGGCAGGCCACGCGGCGTCACGGGTGACGCGGTGA
- a CDS encoding 2OG-Fe(II) oxygenase — MSTRVASLDWAALEDELNAFGAARIPHLLNAGECAALCDMYGQTHARPGAQPTSERFRSRIVMARHGFGQGEYQYFAYPLPTLVAELREAFYAPLRDIAHRWYKAMGIDTRYPSTHHAYLAQCHDAGQRRPTPLLLRYEAGDYNCLHQDLYGDLVFPLQVAILLSQPGEDFTGGEFVLTEQRPRMQSRAEVVPLTRGDAVVFAVHHRPVNGTRGVYRVNMRHGVSRVRSGHRYTLGVILHDAT; from the coding sequence GTGAGCACACGCGTTGCGTCGCTCGACTGGGCCGCACTCGAAGACGAACTCAACGCTTTCGGCGCGGCACGCATCCCGCATTTGCTCAATGCCGGCGAGTGCGCCGCGCTTTGCGACATGTACGGCCAGACCCACGCACGCCCGGGCGCCCAGCCGACGTCCGAGCGCTTTCGCAGCCGGATCGTGATGGCGCGTCACGGCTTCGGGCAGGGCGAATATCAGTACTTCGCATATCCGCTGCCCACGCTCGTCGCCGAACTGCGCGAGGCGTTCTACGCGCCGTTGCGTGACATCGCGCACCGCTGGTACAAGGCGATGGGCATCGACACGCGATACCCGTCGACACACCACGCCTACCTCGCGCAGTGCCACGATGCCGGCCAGCGCCGCCCCACGCCGCTGCTGTTGCGCTACGAAGCGGGCGACTACAATTGCCTGCATCAGGATCTCTACGGGGATCTCGTCTTCCCGTTGCAGGTCGCGATTCTACTGTCGCAGCCGGGCGAGGACTTCACCGGCGGCGAGTTCGTGCTGACCGAGCAACGTCCGCGCATGCAATCGCGCGCCGAGGTCGTGCCGCTCACGCGCGGCGACGCCGTGGTGTTCGCCGTACACCATCGCCCGGTGAACGGCACGCGCGGCGTGTATCGCGTGAACATGCGGCACGGCGTGAGCCGCGTGCGCAGCGGTCATCGGTACACGCTGGGCGTGATCCTGCACGACGCGACCTGA